The following proteins are co-located in the Candidatus Competibacteraceae bacterium genome:
- a CDS encoding capsular biosynthesis protein: protein MIDLHCHLLPGIDDGAPDLETALAMARIAVADGIEVIACTPHIYPGLYENSGPAIRRAVEALQYQLAEADIPLRLTYGADTHLARDLVEGLRSGRVPSLHGSRYFLLEPPHHVAPPRLGEIVFNLLAAGYVPVITHPERLSWIEDYYGIFVELAGKGAWLQVTSGSLTGRFGPSAQYWGERLLDEGWVHILATDSHGVKRRPPLLAEGQHAAERWVGKEEAIHLVWTRPKGILDNIEPDRMPKLLDSVSNVSWTQSLKAMLGKWMGQR from the coding sequence ATGATCGACTTGCACTGTCATCTACTCCCGGGTATCGACGATGGGGCGCCGGATCTGGAAACCGCGCTGGCCATGGCCCGCATCGCCGTTGCCGATGGCATCGAAGTCATCGCCTGCACCCCGCACATCTATCCGGGCTTGTATGAGAACAGCGGGCCGGCCATCCGCCGGGCGGTGGAGGCACTCCAATATCAGTTGGCCGAGGCCGACATTCCGCTGCGGCTCACCTACGGCGCCGATACCCATCTCGCGAGGGATTTGGTGGAGGGCTTGCGCTCCGGGCGGGTGCCGTCACTGCATGGCAGCCGCTACTTTCTGCTGGAGCCGCCGCATCATGTGGCGCCGCCGCGGCTGGGGGAAATCGTGTTCAATCTGCTGGCTGCTGGCTACGTACCGGTGATTACCCACCCCGAGCGTTTGAGCTGGATCGAAGACTACTACGGAATTTTCGTGGAACTGGCGGGCAAGGGTGCCTGGCTGCAAGTCACCTCCGGTAGCCTGACCGGCCGGTTCGGTCCCTCGGCGCAATATTGGGGCGAGCGACTCCTGGATGAAGGCTGGGTGCATATTCTGGCCACCGACTCTCACGGTGTGAAACGGCGCCCGCCGCTGCTGGCGGAGGGACAGCACGCGGCGGAGCGTTGGGTGGGCAAGGAAGAGGCGATTCATCTGGTGTGGACCCGTCCTAAAGGTATACTGGACAATATCGAGCCGGATCGAATGCCAAAGCTGCTCGATTCAGTTTCGAATGTATCATGGACGCAATCGCTCAAGGCGATGCTAGGCAAATGGATGGGGCAACGCTGA
- a CDS encoding O-antigen ligase family protein gives MLAGTVTNRAAFSGAVLFYGLTALLVFAPLYWGGNRPLPLLVMELAALALLVGLAWSRSKPIQPAVLSWPMRVFLVVFLLLPLLQLLPLPLPLWADLPGREFYAGALRLAGVDGTDFDWRAISLVPSSTEVAWLALLPPLAVFVAASGLSGRRLLALVQLFLGIAVGQALLGLIQYGDGVDSVFRFGNTLMGGSASGTYVNRNHLAGLLEMALPVALALLAATVGHGLPRYTGHGRRQRTLRQWLARFSVNRINQATLYGATALVLLLGLVFTRSRAGVSLAMLGILLCTALFSTRLGGRNAYGLMGTFTAVGVGLAGLIGLTPVWGRFAYSDPIEDGRWRIFDATLQAVGEFFPLGSGGGTFEDILRRFHPVDFLGVTINRAHNDYLEWLLEFGLAAALLIAVWLVFYLRQWGRVWKRGEWASLRFVQAGAGIALLLMMLHTLVDFNLRIPANAVFTALLAAVFFHRPVEEERQSTRQRRGASGASDGGEPADALAPAYEIPPENRTNPFTS, from the coding sequence GTGCTTGCGGGCACTGTCACGAACCGCGCCGCTTTCAGCGGCGCGGTTTTGTTTTATGGCCTGACAGCCTTGCTGGTGTTTGCGCCGTTGTATTGGGGGGGCAACCGGCCATTGCCGTTGCTGGTCATGGAACTGGCGGCATTAGCGCTGTTGGTTGGGCTGGCGTGGAGTAGGTCGAAACCGATTCAACCGGCGGTCCTATCCTGGCCGATGCGGGTGTTTCTCGTTGTGTTTTTGCTGTTGCCACTGCTGCAGTTGTTGCCGCTGCCGCTGCCGCTTTGGGCCGATTTGCCCGGACGGGAGTTCTACGCCGGGGCGCTGCGTCTGGCCGGCGTGGACGGAACCGATTTCGACTGGCGGGCGATCTCGCTGGTGCCATCCTCGACCGAGGTGGCTTGGCTGGCGTTGTTGCCACCGTTGGCGGTGTTCGTGGCGGCAAGCGGTCTGTCTGGCCGGCGACTGCTGGCGCTGGTGCAACTGTTCTTGGGGATTGCCGTCGGCCAGGCGCTGCTGGGCTTGATTCAATACGGCGATGGGGTGGACAGCGTATTCCGGTTTGGCAACACGCTGATGGGTGGTAGCGCCTCGGGTACTTACGTCAACCGCAACCATTTGGCCGGTCTGCTGGAAATGGCGCTGCCGGTTGCCTTGGCGCTGTTGGCGGCCACGGTCGGCCACGGCTTGCCCCGGTATACCGGCCATGGCCGGCGCCAGCGGACCCTGCGCCAATGGTTGGCGCGCTTTAGCGTGAACCGGATCAACCAGGCGACGCTGTACGGCGCGACGGCGCTGGTGCTCCTGCTGGGGTTGGTGTTCACCCGCTCCCGCGCCGGGGTCAGCCTGGCGATGTTGGGCATCCTGTTGTGCACCGCGTTGTTTTCGACCCGGTTGGGCGGGCGTAACGCCTATGGGCTGATGGGGACTTTCACGGCGGTTGGAGTCGGATTGGCCGGGCTGATCGGGTTGACGCCGGTATGGGGTCGCTTCGCCTATTCGGACCCGATCGAGGACGGTCGCTGGCGGATTTTCGACGCCACCCTCCAGGCAGTCGGCGAATTCTTTCCACTGGGCAGCGGCGGTGGCACCTTCGAAGATATCTTGCGGCGGTTTCACCCAGTAGATTTTCTGGGGGTGACCATCAACCGGGCCCACAACGATTATTTGGAATGGCTGCTGGAGTTCGGGCTGGCGGCGGCATTGCTAATTGCAGTCTGGCTGGTGTTTTACCTGCGCCAGTGGGGGCGGGTGTGGAAGCGTGGTGAGTGGGCGTCGCTACGCTTCGTTCAGGCTGGGGCCGGGATCGCGCTGCTGTTGATGATGCTGCATACCCTGGTGGATTTTAATCTGCGGATACCGGCCAACGCGGTATTCACCGCCTTGTTGGCGGCGGTGTTTTTCCATCGCCCGGTCGAGGAGGAACGGCAATCCACGCGCCAGCGGCGCGGAGCATCGGGCGCCAGCGACGGGGGAGAGCCGGCCGACGCGCTGGCTCCAGCCTATGAGATTCCACCGGAAAATCGAACCAACCCATTTACATCGTGA
- a CDS encoding NfeD family protein: MMVEAVVPGFFFLWMGIAALLVGLALTVLPELAWTYQVLLFALLSVGSIVTWRLRLRKHPTRTEDPLLNRRAHQYVGRVFTLDAPVVNGHGKVRVDDSTWKVLVDQDCPASTRLRIVGVEGVLLKGVIES; this comes from the coding sequence ATGATGGTCGAAGCCGTCGTTCCCGGCTTCTTCTTTCTGTGGATGGGGATAGCGGCGCTGCTGGTGGGGTTGGCGCTGACCGTGCTGCCAGAGCTGGCCTGGACCTATCAGGTGCTGCTGTTTGCGCTACTGTCGGTCGGTTCCATCGTCACCTGGCGGCTACGGCTACGCAAGCACCCGACCCGCACCGAGGACCCATTGCTCAACCGCCGAGCTCATCAGTATGTGGGTCGGGTATTCACCCTGGATGCGCCAGTGGTCAACGGCCATGGCAAGGTTCGAGTCGATGACAGCACCTGGAAAGTCTTGGTGGACCAAGACTGTCCGGCCAGCACCCGGCTGCGTATTGTCGGAGTAGAGGGGGTCCTGTTGAAAGGTGTGATTGAATCGTGA
- a CDS encoding SDR family oxidoreductase — protein MPQLAFITGATSGFGAACARRFAVAGWSLVLCGRRQDRLDALRAELAGIPVHAFPFDVRDGAAVKAAIAELSPEFAEIDVLVNNAGLALGLEPAHRCDMEDWERMVDTNIKGLLYCTRAILPGMVARDRGHVINMGSVAGSYPYPGGNAYGGTKAFVKQFSLNLRADLLGTRVRVTNIEPGLADSEFSLVRFKGDAAQAAKVYQDTQPLRPEDIADIVYWAATRPAHVNLNSIEVMPVCQAFAPFAISREG, from the coding sequence ATGCCTCAGCTTGCTTTCATCACCGGCGCCACCTCCGGATTTGGCGCTGCTTGCGCTCGCCGCTTCGCCGTTGCCGGCTGGTCGCTGGTTTTGTGCGGTCGGCGCCAGGACCGGTTGGATGCCCTGCGCGCCGAGTTGGCCGGCATTCCGGTGCATGCTTTCCCGTTCGACGTGCGCGATGGTGCCGCCGTCAAGGCCGCCATTGCCGAACTGTCGCCGGAATTCGCCGAGATCGATGTGCTGGTGAATAACGCCGGTCTGGCGCTGGGTCTGGAGCCAGCCCACCGTTGCGACATGGAGGATTGGGAACGGATGGTGGATACCAATATTAAGGGATTGCTGTACTGCACCCGCGCCATCCTGCCCGGCATGGTGGCTCGCGACCGCGGCCATGTGATCAATATGGGTTCAGTGGCCGGCAGCTATCCTTATCCAGGTGGCAACGCCTACGGCGGCACCAAGGCGTTTGTCAAACAGTTTTCTTTGAACCTGCGCGCCGACCTGTTGGGTACCCGGGTACGGGTGACCAACATCGAACCGGGTTTGGCGGACAGCGAATTTTCCCTGGTGCGTTTCAAAGGCGACGCCGCTCAGGCCGCCAAGGTTTATCAGGACACCCAGCCGCTGCGGCCAGAAGACATCGCCGATATCGTGTACTGGGCGGCGACCCGTCCGGCTCACGTCAACCTCAACAGCATCGAGGTGATGCCGGTGTGCCAGGCCTTCGCGCCGTTTGCGATCAGCCGCGAAGGCTGA
- a CDS encoding transglutaminase-like cysteine peptidase, with amino-acid sequence MSRFRCHSPLSLLALLLAGGCQTTPALPPPSIAPAELVRVNTAVNQQGRPCPDDLCLSDWPDATDLDRLTAWDCKAYAVAKADRLIRWGYPPDRLEYVLVAGPSLRVTHAALLVDGHWVLDIGLRCQVCTLEAFIGEGTLQGRLPVADLPYARRALRW; translated from the coding sequence ATGTCACGCTTCCGCTGCCACTCCCCCCTGTCCCTGCTTGCCCTGCTACTCGCCGGCGGCTGCCAGACTACGCCGGCCCTGCCTCCACCCTCTATCGCGCCAGCCGAACTGGTTCGGGTCAACACTGCCGTGAACCAGCAGGGCCGGCCCTGCCCCGACGATCTCTGCCTGAGCGACTGGCCAGACGCCACCGATCTCGACCGGCTGACCGCCTGGGACTGCAAAGCCTACGCCGTCGCCAAGGCCGACCGCCTGATCCGCTGGGGATACCCCCCGGACCGGCTGGAATATGTACTGGTCGCCGGCCCGTCGCTGAGGGTCACCCACGCCGCGCTGCTGGTGGACGGCCATTGGGTACTGGATATAGGCTTGCGCTGCCAGGTCTGCACGCTGGAAGCATTTATTGGCGAAGGCACGCTCCAAGGCCGGTTGCCAGTGGCGGATCTACCCTACGCCCGGCGAGCACTGCGCTGGTAG
- a CDS encoding glycosyltransferase family 2 protein — protein sequence MKLVAVILTLNEAQHLPRCLASLTGVVDGVLVADSFSIDDTLHIAQAHDARVVQHPFVNQATQFNWALTQLDADTDWVLRIDADEVLTPALAAEIRARLPGIGPTVDGVFCGRRMTFQGRLIRFGGLFPVRILRLFRAGRGQCENRWMDEHIKVAGPTVDFQNELIDDNLNSLTWWTDKHNRYASREAVDLLNLEYDFMPHDSVASLRGGNQAGVKRWLKERIYARLPSGFRAFAYFFYRYVVRLGFLDGQAGTAFHFLQGFWYRYLVDAKVAEVKRHIQATGCDAVTAIERVLGIRV from the coding sequence GTGAAACTGGTCGCCGTCATCCTAACCCTCAACGAGGCACAACATCTGCCGCGCTGTCTCGCCAGCCTTACCGGCGTCGTGGATGGCGTGCTGGTCGCCGATTCCTTTTCCATCGACGACACCCTGCACATTGCTCAGGCGCACGACGCACGGGTGGTGCAGCATCCGTTCGTGAATCAGGCCACCCAATTCAACTGGGCCTTGACTCAACTCGACGCCGATACCGACTGGGTGCTGCGCATCGACGCCGATGAAGTTTTAACCCCGGCGCTGGCAGCGGAGATTCGCGCCCGCCTGCCGGGTATCGGTCCCACAGTAGACGGGGTGTTCTGCGGACGGCGCATGACCTTCCAAGGCCGACTCATCCGCTTCGGCGGACTCTTTCCGGTGCGGATACTGCGCCTGTTCCGCGCCGGGCGTGGCCAGTGCGAAAACCGCTGGATGGACGAACACATCAAAGTCGCCGGGCCGACCGTCGATTTCCAGAACGAACTGATCGACGACAACCTCAACTCGCTAACCTGGTGGACCGATAAGCACAACCGCTACGCCAGCCGTGAGGCGGTGGACCTGCTGAATCTGGAATACGATTTCATGCCCCACGACTCGGTCGCCAGTCTGCGCGGTGGTAACCAGGCCGGGGTGAAACGCTGGCTGAAGGAACGGATCTATGCCCGGTTGCCTAGCGGATTCCGCGCCTTCGCCTACTTTTTTTACCGCTACGTGGTGCGACTGGGATTTCTGGACGGCCAGGCGGGCACGGCCTTCCACTTTCTACAGGGCTTCTGGTACCGGTATCTGGTGGACGCCAAAGTGGCGGAGGTGAAACGCCATATACAGGCGACGGGTTGCGATGCAGTGACCGCAATCGAGCGAGTGTTGGGGATTCGGGTGTGA
- a CDS encoding DnaJ domain-containing protein, which translates to MTNPGPDIFELALACYRAPLAHQNRLASAAPLPPGMTRLLWLANGSPETLEGAVRQTGAKADELRDAARFLVQQLCFARGASQYRVLGLEPGAAAEQVKEHHRLLIRLFHPDRVGGGASWTDHFASRVNEAWTVLSRPQPRAAYDARQSQPPSRAVVPATVGQTDPPPASSVRAPDWRWRKAGDSRPRFAVPRRWLPVLVLSGVALAAALAVWGVYETRPPLAAPTVFPHSAPTADPEPSSFADPVDRSAITALLAAPDWQALGQREHQARQRASESHMARERLEQAYREQLATDVILLEQIRAERSQLEEQLRAERTWSERLAAEQAKLEQLKAEQVQVEQARDERLAVEQAKLEQLKAEQAKAEQMAEALRAEREQLEQAKLEQLRAEQVQAERARSERLAAEQAKLEQLRAEQVQAERARSERLAAEQAKLKQLKAEQAKAEQITEALRGEREQLKQTRLERAGATPVRQARPDPQPEQPADPAGASRLTAVAPDAEALTIKELDGLIKRYTNAYRRGDLDSLMVLFATDVRGKGGSDRDRIRRDYGTLFGTHWVERMQLRDLSWVRGGGSVSAAGRYELWLRRRDNGESIQLAGTIRFEVRKRDGQPSIVAIDYDWPGY; encoded by the coding sequence GTGACCAATCCCGGTCCCGATATCTTCGAACTGGCGCTGGCCTGCTACCGCGCTCCACTGGCTCACCAAAACCGACTGGCTTCCGCCGCGCCACTGCCGCCGGGCATGACCCGGCTGCTGTGGTTGGCCAACGGTTCGCCGGAGACGCTGGAGGGCGCCGTTCGTCAGACCGGGGCCAAGGCCGACGAGCTGCGCGACGCCGCCCGGTTTTTGGTTCAGCAGCTTTGTTTCGCCCGTGGCGCCAGCCAGTACCGCGTATTGGGGCTTGAGCCCGGCGCGGCGGCCGAACAGGTCAAGGAACATCATCGGCTGCTGATACGGTTGTTTCACCCCGACCGCGTCGGTGGCGGCGCGAGTTGGACCGATCACTTTGCCAGCCGGGTCAACGAAGCCTGGACTGTGCTGTCTCGCCCCCAGCCCCGTGCGGCTTACGATGCTCGCCAGTCGCAACCGCCATCGCGGGCCGTCGTCCCGGCTACCGTCGGCCAAACTGACCCCCCACCGGCATCGTCGGTTCGTGCCCCGGATTGGCGGTGGCGCAAAGCTGGCGATTCCCGCCCCCGATTCGCCGTGCCGCGCCGCTGGCTACCGGTTTTGGTATTGAGCGGAGTCGCCTTGGCGGCGGCGCTGGCGGTTTGGGGGGTTTATGAAACCCGGCCACCCTTGGCCGCGCCTACCGTGTTCCCTCATTCCGCGCCCACCGCCGACCCCGAGCCGTCGTCGTTCGCCGACCCGGTCGACCGCAGTGCCATCACCGCGCTGCTGGCCGCGCCGGACTGGCAGGCGCTGGGTCAGCGCGAGCACCAGGCCCGCCAGCGGGCCAGCGAAAGCCACATGGCCCGGGAGCGGCTGGAACAGGCTTACCGGGAACAACTGGCTACCGATGTGATACTGCTGGAACAGATTCGTGCGGAGCGATCCCAACTGGAAGAACAGTTGCGTGCCGAACGTACTTGGAGCGAGCGGTTGGCGGCCGAGCAGGCGAAGTTGGAGCAGTTGAAGGCCGAGCAGGTTCAGGTGGAGCAGGCGCGAGACGAACGGCTGGCGGTTGAGCAGGCGAAACTGGAGCAGTTGAAGGCCGAACAGGCCAAAGCCGAGCAGATGGCCGAAGCCTTGCGGGCCGAGCGGGAACAGCTCGAGCAGGCGAAACTGGAGCAGTTGAGGGCCGAGCAGGTTCAGGCGGAGCGGGCGCGGTCCGAACGGCTGGCGGCCGAGCAGGCGAAGTTGGAGCAGTTGAGGGCCGAGCAGGTTCAGGCGGAGCGGGCGCGGTCCGAACGGCTGGCGGCCGAGCAGGCGAAGCTGAAGCAGTTGAAGGCCGAACAGGCCAAAGCCGAGCAGATAACCGAAGCCTTGCGGGGCGAACGGGAACAGCTCAAGCAAACCCGGCTTGAGCGGGCGGGCGCGACGCCGGTACGGCAGGCGCGGCCCGATCCACAGCCGGAGCAGCCAGCGGACCCGGCGGGCGCATCGCGGCTGACCGCCGTCGCTCCGGATGCCGAGGCGTTGACCATCAAGGAGCTGGATGGACTGATCAAGCGCTACACCAACGCCTATCGGCGCGGTGATCTGGACAGTTTAATGGTTTTATTCGCAACCGACGTGCGGGGCAAGGGGGGAAGCGACCGCGACCGCATTCGCCGGGATTATGGAACCTTGTTCGGTACACACTGGGTCGAGCGAATGCAGTTGCGCGATCTGAGTTGGGTGCGCGGCGGCGGCTCCGTCAGCGCCGCCGGCCGCTACGAATTGTGGTTGCGGCGGCGCGACAACGGCGAGTCGATCCAGTTGGCGGGTACAATCCGCTTCGAAGTGCGCAAGCGGGACGGGCAACCATCCATCGTGGCCATCGATTACGATTGGCCGGGGTATTGA
- a CDS encoding IS982 family transposase → MPLEDFIITVFCWVEEHLEALLGDHRLRQRGFAPKLADSEVITMEVVGEFLGLDTDVGIWKYFRRHWPSWFPRLGSRTTFAQQAANLWVVKQRLHRHLLIDLGAVTDPIHLVDGCPMPVCMLTRAPQCRCFPEAAGFGYCAAKKQYYYGLHGHLMITFDGVITAWTVTPAAGDEREALWDLTDGVHGLVIGDKGYLSACLQAELATTGIDLQTPLRANMADSRAPWIIQQLTRTRRLVETVIGQLTEQFHFEKIRARDVWHLTSRIARKILAHTLGIFMNRQIGRSDLQFESLIA, encoded by the coding sequence ATGCCGCTTGAAGACTTTATCATCACGGTGTTTTGCTGGGTAGAAGAACACCTGGAAGCCCTGCTGGGGGATCATCGCTTGCGCCAGCGTGGTTTTGCCCCGAAGTTGGCGGACAGCGAAGTGATCACCATGGAGGTGGTGGGTGAGTTTCTGGGTTTGGATACCGATGTGGGCATCTGGAAGTATTTCCGTCGTCATTGGCCGTCGTGGTTTCCAAGACTCGGATCGCGAACCACGTTTGCCCAGCAAGCGGCCAATCTCTGGGTCGTCAAACAGCGGCTGCATCGGCATCTGCTGATCGACTTGGGGGCGGTGACGGACCCTATTCACCTCGTCGATGGCTGCCCCATGCCGGTGTGTATGCTGACCCGTGCCCCGCAATGCCGATGTTTTCCCGAGGCGGCCGGCTTCGGCTATTGCGCGGCAAAAAAGCAGTATTATTATGGACTTCATGGTCACTTGATGATCACATTCGATGGCGTGATCACGGCGTGGACGGTGACCCCCGCCGCCGGTGATGAACGCGAAGCGCTTTGGGATTTGACGGACGGCGTTCACGGCTTGGTCATTGGCGACAAGGGATACCTGAGCGCCTGTCTTCAGGCGGAACTGGCAACCACGGGGATCGATTTGCAAACCCCCTTGCGGGCGAACATGGCCGATTCCCGTGCGCCTTGGATCATCCAACAACTGACGAGAACCCGCCGCCTCGTGGAAACCGTCATCGGTCAACTGACCGAGCAGTTTCATTTTGAGAAAATCCGGGCGCGGGATGTTTGGCACTTGACGAGTCGGATCGCCCGAAAAATCTTGGCGCACACCTTGGGTATTTTCATGAACCGGCAAATCGGTCGGTCAGACCTGCAGTTTGAGAGCCTGATCGCCTGA
- a CDS encoding polysaccharide export protein, protein MTMLWVVSLGVAGCASPPPATDPPAASGAAPAASVAAPAAAVPAAVMDQPAAIPVVDAPAIPAVPIPVEAPSDYFIGPQDLLKIEVFGVESLNRSVRVNSRGQIALPLVGLVQAEGLTGEQLATDIATRLAKDYLQNPQVTIFIEEFTSQRIAVVGSVKTPGVYPLKGRTTLMQLVASAGGTISVASGTATVLRPEPDGTRKMLQYDLVAIRDGEAPDPEVLGEDVVHVETSGVKATVKEILEFILPFRVLSAF, encoded by the coding sequence ATGACAATGCTCTGGGTGGTCTCGCTCGGCGTTGCCGGGTGCGCCAGTCCACCGCCTGCCACCGATCCGCCCGCCGCATCGGGTGCCGCGCCCGCCGCATCGGTTGCCGCACCCGCTGCCGCGGTGCCCGCCGCCGTCATGGATCAGCCCGCCGCAATACCGGTTGTGGATGCTCCGGCGATACCGGCGGTCCCGATCCCGGTCGAGGCTCCGAGCGACTACTTTATCGGCCCGCAGGATTTGCTGAAAATCGAAGTGTTTGGCGTCGAAAGTCTGAACCGTTCGGTTCGGGTCAACTCCCGAGGTCAGATTGCCTTGCCGCTGGTCGGCTTGGTGCAAGCGGAGGGGTTGACCGGCGAGCAACTGGCAACCGACATCGCCACCCGGCTGGCCAAGGATTATCTACAGAATCCTCAGGTCACCATTTTTATTGAAGAATTCACCAGCCAGCGGATTGCGGTAGTGGGTTCGGTCAAGACCCCGGGCGTGTATCCACTCAAAGGGCGGACCACCCTAATGCAGCTGGTCGCCAGCGCCGGCGGTACGATCAGCGTGGCTTCCGGTACGGCCACGGTGCTGCGCCCCGAGCCGGACGGTACGCGCAAAATGCTGCAATACGACTTGGTGGCGATCCGCGATGGCGAGGCGCCGGACCCTGAAGTGCTTGGCGAGGATGTCGTCCATGTCGAAACCTCGGGCGTCAAGGCCACCGTCAAGGAAATCCTGGAATTTATCCTGCCGTTCCGAGTGCTTTCCGCGTTCTAA
- a CDS encoding glycosyltransferase, with protein sequence MKISVITAVYNSHVTLADALDSALAQDHPDTELIVIDGASTDGTLEVIQRYAERIAHRVSEPDRGVYDALNKGLHLATGEVVGFLHSDDRYADDRVLSRIAAAFADPAVDACYGDLVYVRQDDPGHVVRYWRAGPYCSRLLSRGWMPPHPTFYARRALYQRLGGFDLDYEIAADYDCLLRFLSTGQITCAYIPEILIHMRLGGISNRSLGKILQKSREDYQALRRHQVGGLSTLLMKNLQKLPQFFKDRH encoded by the coding sequence ATGAAAATCTCCGTCATCACCGCCGTCTATAACAGTCATGTCACCCTCGCCGATGCCCTCGATTCCGCCTTGGCCCAGGATCACCCCGACACGGAATTGATCGTCATCGACGGTGCATCCACTGACGGCACGCTGGAGGTGATCCAGCGCTACGCTGAACGGATTGCCCATCGGGTCAGCGAGCCGGATCGCGGTGTTTATGACGCTCTTAACAAGGGTCTGCACCTGGCCACGGGTGAGGTGGTGGGCTTCCTGCATTCCGATGACCGCTACGCCGATGACCGGGTGCTCTCCCGAATTGCCGCCGCCTTTGCCGACCCGGCCGTGGACGCCTGCTACGGCGATCTGGTCTATGTCCGCCAGGACGATCCCGGCCATGTCGTGCGCTATTGGCGTGCCGGTCCCTACTGCTCGCGCTTGCTCAGCCGGGGCTGGATGCCGCCGCACCCCACCTTCTACGCCCGCCGCGCCCTTTATCAGCGGCTTGGCGGCTTCGACCTCGACTACGAGATCGCCGCCGACTACGATTGCTTGCTGCGCTTCCTGAGCACTGGGCAGATCACTTGCGCCTATATCCCCGAAATCCTGATTCACATGCGCCTGGGCGGCATCAGCAATCGCTCCCTAGGCAAAATCCTGCAAAAATCCCGTGAAGATTATCAAGCCCTGCGACGTCACCAAGTGGGCGGCCTGAGCACGCTGCTGATGAAAAACCTGCAAAAGCTGCCGCAGTTTTTCAAAGATAGGCATTGA
- a CDS encoding undecaprenyl-phosphate alpha-N-acetylglucosaminyl 1-phosphate transferase (catalyzes the formation of alpha-N-acetylglucosaminyl-pyrophosphoryl-undecaprenyl from alpha-N-acetylglucosaminyl 1-phosphate and the lipid carrier undecaprenyl phosphate) — MDQLWGYSSLFSAFLCSVGFIALLVKPARTLGWIDRPGDRKHHRDPVPMTGGVAMWAAFCVSMLLLAEEWPHAFPVLLVCMTQLTLVGLYDDRFPLRPSVRFLFQISAILLMVLAGEIALTSLGNLFGWGNVLLGDFTIPLTIFAVVGVINAFNMIDGLDGLAGGLALLATLCMIVLSLLAPTTGNAVIGVLSVLALVIAGFLCFNLRHPWRARASVFMGDAGSTMLGFVLGWFLVHLSQGREAVMAPVTAIWIVALPLMDTIAVMTRRIRAGHSPFAADRQHLHHLLLGIGLTDGRVCAILLATATFAATSGVLAWRLGVPEHWQFYAFLAAFVLYYRLTTRLWTRQQAAVAGSMKPNRRNTATEPVRPALSPLAARNHS; from the coding sequence ATGGATCAATTATGGGGATATTCGTCGCTTTTCAGTGCATTCCTGTGCAGTGTCGGATTCATCGCCTTGCTGGTCAAACCGGCGCGGACCCTAGGCTGGATCGACCGACCAGGCGACCGTAAACATCATCGCGACCCGGTCCCCATGACTGGCGGAGTGGCGATGTGGGCGGCGTTCTGCGTGAGTATGCTGCTGCTGGCGGAGGAATGGCCTCACGCCTTTCCCGTATTGCTGGTCTGCATGACCCAGCTCACCTTGGTCGGCCTTTATGACGACCGATTCCCCCTTCGCCCCAGCGTGCGTTTTCTTTTTCAGATCAGTGCCATCCTGCTGATGGTGCTGGCGGGGGAGATAGCGTTGACCAGCTTGGGTAATTTGTTCGGGTGGGGTAACGTCCTGCTCGGCGATTTCACGATCCCGCTCACCATCTTCGCCGTGGTTGGGGTGATCAACGCTTTCAATATGATCGACGGACTCGACGGCTTGGCGGGTGGACTGGCGCTGCTCGCTACCCTGTGCATGATCGTCCTGAGCCTGCTCGCGCCAACCACCGGGAACGCGGTCATTGGCGTCCTGTCGGTGCTGGCTCTGGTGATCGCCGGTTTCCTCTGCTTCAACTTGCGCCATCCCTGGCGAGCCCGCGCCAGCGTGTTCATGGGCGACGCCGGCAGCACCATGCTCGGCTTCGTCCTGGGATGGTTCCTGGTTCACCTGTCCCAGGGTCGGGAGGCGGTAATGGCACCGGTCACCGCGATCTGGATCGTGGCCCTGCCCTTGATGGATACCATCGCGGTGATGACCCGCCGTATCCGCGCCGGCCACAGCCCGTTTGCCGCCGACCGCCAGCACCTTCACCACCTGCTACTCGGCATTGGCCTGACGGACGGCCGGGTCTGCGCGATCCTGCTGGCCACCGCCACATTCGCCGCCACCAGCGGGGTTCTGGCCTGGCGACTAGGGGTGCCCGAACACTGGCAGTTTTATGCCTTCCTTGCCGCGTTCGTGCTGTACTACCGGCTCACCACCCGGCTCTGGACCCGGCAGCAGGCCGCCGTGGCCGGGTCCATGAAACCGAACCGGAGGAATACCGCGACCGAACCGGTCAGGCCCGCGCTCAGCCCGCTGGCCGCCCGCAACCACTCCTGA